From Pseudofrankia saprophytica, a single genomic window includes:
- a CDS encoding EAL domain-containing protein — protein sequence MTGLVADAVSAGLLVVNTEGRVVWVNAALAAVVGAGSGGRDEGGDAGAEDPSAADGVGDGADGADDHADERLTGQLPADPPDPRRRSDLDAGLRRPIADPESGDRLPERARARHAVAEARLPLSGLVPGAAPVDVRWTAPDGSARWLRLRCQPLTSPGGSWADGLTLYELFDVTAGYRPDTAVGGDETWRGTSEWDDAAWGPSVDAATVAMARPAGNLPTPAGKGVGRPVLADAGSSPVPPAVATPDRLDRIEVLTRTGTWEWDLATGEVAMSRNLLALLGFDSTEKVEFRQILTMLPPVDERMIRDHVGDAIESVGTFTFVHRILDRAGQGERVFECHGEAVADESGRAARVLGTAHDITDLHRVQQELANLAERDALTGLFNRRGITRELREHLAAFPAGRAGSLLIIDVDHFKDINDLRGHAVGDTVMRGLTQILRDELPAALLGRLGGDEFAVLLPDGDGETGLTVADQLCQAVARSPIPVDDLALRVTVSIGVVPLATVEDDTAALAQADLALYDSKGAGRDRARLFSDEQYEQAARRVSVTQRVRAALEAGTLAVDALPLVDLAARRVIGYELLVRLRDGLLPELSPREFLEPVERTELVLRLDRWVVSQAIAALVADGPRGPLYLHVNISARSVEDPGFGDFVLDALRAAEVNPARLGLEIAERSTLVSIEPARRLAEKLTAAGCRFILDDFGVGMGSVVHLRTLPFSGIKIDGEFVQQADVNAQDIALVDAVVRIARTLGMYTIAEGVDRESLASALGDIGVDYAQGFHVGPPRPLAELLAERPAAGDPAGPGRADADRAEAERAELARADLERAEFERAELERLEFERAELERLELERAELERLEFERAEHARTEFERAERERVERERAEFERAEFERAERERVERERAEFERAELERVERERTELERVERERAELERARRERAERERVEFERAQRLERERAERDRAERIRRDRLEAERRRAENRGSVSWERPGLGDLPPGSMPPATGPTSLTGPTSLTYPAFPGTTPPDDAAGRGPADAQSAGGAPTWSYGPATPPPYPPPFPPFPSVAPPSGDEVPDYPPTGGFALGGPPSGPLSIGGAAGPAFPDPGRAGGGYSRGGFNTDGLPPDGYQGGGYGGYDASRRDPLGLDRVGYLGRDPLFGARVPPPDDGGDRPGDDGGRPGGASATGREGGPRGGWDRARGWGASGGAGPAPWDIVSVSGVVAAGPGPDAGNDTGGGGTGLDIGGGVGGPFGGPPGGIGRDAPGPGVGDVPAAAGDAGLGAVCDGDGPGVMGDGADGTGWPTAGQSGPAAGESPDRGLWEVRNTELGREARPGPGATTGEPPGEDQGRPSGGRSARRRPVGEDGAVGRRRVGGRQWARRHTADPLSAADGASGADGPPQEEGPASTARRATDPGTQWPRAEEPETDAATGPPPAARDSAETQIVTINNIGHHTGGTAGGLYRWP from the coding sequence GTGACTGGGCTGGTGGCCGACGCGGTCTCGGCTGGGCTCCTGGTGGTGAACACCGAGGGCCGGGTCGTCTGGGTCAACGCCGCGCTGGCCGCCGTCGTCGGCGCCGGGTCCGGGGGCCGGGACGAGGGCGGTGACGCCGGCGCCGAGGACCCGAGCGCGGCCGACGGCGTCGGTGACGGCGCTGACGGCGCTGACGACCACGCGGACGAGCGGCTCACCGGGCAGCTGCCAGCGGACCCGCCGGATCCCCGTCGCCGATCCGACCTGGACGCCGGGCTCCGTCGCCCCATAGCCGATCCAGAATCCGGCGACCGGCTGCCCGAGCGCGCCAGGGCGCGTCACGCGGTCGCGGAGGCGCGGCTGCCCCTGTCGGGCCTGGTACCCGGCGCGGCTCCGGTCGACGTCCGCTGGACCGCGCCCGACGGGTCCGCCCGCTGGTTGCGGCTGCGCTGCCAGCCGCTCACGTCGCCCGGCGGCAGCTGGGCGGACGGCCTCACGCTCTACGAGCTCTTCGACGTCACCGCCGGCTATCGGCCGGACACCGCCGTGGGCGGCGACGAAACCTGGCGGGGCACCTCCGAGTGGGACGACGCGGCCTGGGGCCCGAGCGTGGACGCGGCGACCGTCGCCATGGCCCGCCCCGCCGGCAACCTGCCCACGCCCGCGGGCAAGGGTGTCGGCCGGCCCGTCCTCGCGGACGCGGGCTCCTCACCCGTCCCGCCGGCGGTCGCGACGCCTGACCGGCTCGACCGCATCGAGGTGCTCACCCGCACCGGAACCTGGGAGTGGGACCTGGCGACGGGCGAGGTCGCCATGTCCCGCAACCTGCTCGCGCTGCTTGGTTTCGACTCGACCGAGAAGGTCGAGTTCCGCCAGATCCTGACCATGCTGCCACCCGTCGACGAGCGCATGATCCGCGACCATGTCGGCGACGCGATCGAGTCCGTCGGCACGTTCACCTTCGTCCACCGGATCCTCGACCGCGCCGGCCAGGGCGAGCGGGTCTTCGAGTGCCACGGTGAGGCCGTCGCCGACGAGTCCGGGCGGGCGGCGCGCGTCCTCGGCACGGCGCACGACATCACCGACCTGCACCGCGTCCAGCAGGAGCTGGCGAACCTCGCTGAGCGGGACGCACTGACCGGTCTGTTCAACCGGCGGGGCATCACCAGGGAGCTGCGGGAGCACCTCGCCGCGTTCCCCGCCGGCCGCGCCGGATCGCTGCTGATCATCGACGTCGACCATTTCAAGGACATCAACGACCTGCGCGGCCACGCCGTCGGCGACACCGTCATGCGCGGTCTCACCCAGATCCTGCGCGATGAGCTGCCGGCCGCCCTGCTCGGCCGGCTCGGCGGCGACGAGTTCGCCGTCCTGCTGCCGGATGGCGACGGCGAGACCGGCCTCACCGTCGCCGACCAGCTCTGCCAGGCCGTCGCGCGCTCGCCGATCCCGGTCGACGACCTCGCGCTGCGGGTGACCGTCAGCATCGGCGTCGTTCCGCTGGCCACGGTCGAGGACGACACCGCCGCGCTCGCCCAGGCCGACCTCGCCCTCTACGACTCCAAGGGCGCCGGGCGCGACCGCGCCCGGCTCTTCAGCGACGAGCAGTACGAGCAGGCGGCCCGGCGGGTGTCCGTCACCCAGCGGGTGCGTGCCGCCCTGGAGGCCGGCACGCTCGCCGTGGACGCGCTGCCGCTGGTCGACCTCGCCGCCCGCCGGGTCATCGGCTACGAGCTGCTGGTGCGGCTGCGCGACGGGCTCCTCCCGGAGCTGTCGCCGCGGGAGTTCCTCGAGCCGGTCGAGCGGACCGAGCTGGTGCTCCGGCTGGACCGGTGGGTGGTCAGCCAGGCCATCGCCGCGCTCGTCGCCGACGGGCCGCGCGGGCCGCTCTACCTGCACGTCAACATCTCGGCCAGGTCCGTCGAGGACCCGGGCTTCGGTGACTTCGTCCTCGACGCGCTACGGGCCGCCGAGGTGAACCCCGCCAGGCTCGGGCTGGAGATCGCGGAGCGGTCCACGCTGGTGAGCATCGAGCCGGCCCGCCGACTGGCGGAGAAGCTCACCGCGGCCGGTTGCCGATTCATCCTCGACGACTTCGGCGTCGGCATGGGCTCCGTCGTCCACCTGCGCACGCTGCCGTTCAGCGGCATCAAGATCGACGGTGAGTTCGTCCAGCAGGCGGACGTCAACGCGCAGGACATCGCCCTCGTCGACGCCGTCGTGCGGATCGCCCGCACGCTCGGGATGTACACGATCGCGGAGGGCGTCGACCGGGAGTCGCTGGCCAGTGCCCTGGGCGACATCGGCGTCGACTACGCGCAGGGCTTCCACGTCGGGCCGCCGCGCCCGCTCGCCGAGCTGCTCGCCGAGCGTCCCGCGGCCGGCGACCCCGCGGGGCCCGGCCGTGCCGACGCGGACCGTGCCGAGGCCGAGCGGGCCGAGCTCGCGCGCGCGGATCTCGAGCGAGCCGAGTTCGAGCGAGCCGAGCTGGAGCGACTGGAGTTCGAGCGGGCCGAGCTGGAGCGACTGGAGCTGGAGCGAGCCGAGCTGGAGCGACTGGAGTTCGAGCGGGCCGAGCACGCGCGGACCGAGTTCGAGCGCGCGGAGCGTGAGCGGGTCGAGCGTGAGCGGGCCGAGTTCGAGCGGGCCGAGTTCGAGCGGGCCGAGCGTGAGCGGGTCGAGCGTGAAAGGGCTGAGTTCGAGCGGGCCGAGCTGGAGCGCGTGGAGCGGGAACGCACGGAGCTGGAGCGGGTGGAACGCGAGCGCGCCGAGCTGGAGCGCGCGCGGCGTGAGCGCGCAGAGCGTGAGCGGGTCGAGTTCGAGCGGGCGCAGCGGCTGGAACGGGAGCGCGCCGAGCGGGACCGGGCCGAGCGGATCCGCCGTGACCGGCTGGAGGCGGAGCGCCGGCGCGCGGAGAACCGCGGCTCGGTGTCCTGGGAGCGGCCAGGCCTCGGCGACCTCCCGCCCGGTTCGATGCCACCCGCGACCGGGCCGACGTCGCTGACCGGGCCGACGTCGCTGACCTACCCGGCGTTCCCGGGGACGACGCCGCCGGACGACGCCGCCGGACGCGGCCCGGCCGACGCCCAGAGCGCCGGGGGAGCCCCCACCTGGTCCTACGGGCCGGCGACGCCGCCGCCGTACCCGCCGCCGTTCCCGCCCTTCCCCTCGGTAGCGCCGCCGTCCGGCGACGAGGTGCCCGACTACCCGCCGACGGGCGGGTTCGCGCTTGGCGGGCCTCCGAGCGGTCCGTTGTCGATCGGCGGGGCCGCCGGACCCGCCTTTCCCGACCCTGGGCGGGCGGGCGGCGGGTACTCCCGGGGCGGCTTCAACACCGATGGCCTGCCGCCCGACGGCTACCAGGGCGGCGGTTACGGCGGCTACGACGCATCCCGGCGCGACCCGCTAGGGCTCGACCGGGTCGGCTACCTCGGGCGTGACCCGCTGTTCGGCGCCCGGGTTCCCCCGCCGGACGACGGCGGCGACCGACCGGGCGACGACGGCGGCCGACCGGGCGGCGCCTCGGCGACTGGTCGCGAGGGCGGCCCGCGCGGTGGCTGGGACAGGGCGCGTGGCTGGGGCGCCTCCGGCGGTGCCGGACCGGCGCCGTGGGACATCGTGTCCGTGAGCGGAGTCGTCGCCGCGGGCCCCGGACCGGACGCGGGGAACGACACCGGCGGCGGGGGAACCGGTCTGGACATCGGCGGAGGTGTCGGCGGACCGTTCGGCGGCCCGCCTGGCGGCATCGGCCGGGACGCGCCCGGCCCCGGTGTCGGGGATGTGCCCGCGGCTGCGGGCGACGCCGGCCTCGGCGCGGTGTGCGACGGCGATGGCCCCGGCGTCATGGGCGACGGCGCCGACGGGACGGGGTGGCCCACCGCCGGCCAGTCGGGCCCGGCCGCGGGGGAAAGCCCCGACCGCGGCCTCTGGGAGGTCCGGAACACCGAGCTCGGCCGGGAGGCACGTCCAGGTCCGGGCGCCACCACCGGGGAGCCGCCGGGCGAGGACCAGGGCCGCCCGTCCGGCGGCCGGTCCGCGCGCCGCCGACCGGTCGGCGAGGACGGGGCCGTCGGGCGGCGGCGGGTGGGTGGCCGGCAGTGGGCCCGACGGCACACCGCCGACCCGCTCTCGGCGGCCGACGGCGCCAGCGGTGCCGACGGCCCGCCCCAGGAGGAGGGCCCGGCGTCGACGGCGCGGCGCGCGACCGACCCGGGTACCCAGTGGCCGCGAGCCGAGGAACCGGAGACCGACGCCGCCACCGGCCCGCCGCCGGCGGCCCGCGACTCGGCCGAGACCCAGATCGTGACGATCAACAACATCGGTCATCACACCGGCGGCACCGCTGGCGGCCTTTACCGCTGGCCGTAG
- the bfr gene encoding bacterioferritin, with product MVRGDDEVIEILNAVLTNELTAINQYWLHYRIQEHWGYHGLAHHYRDESIDEMKHADKIIHRVLYLDGHPNLQRLHTLRTGETVPEMLELDYARELENVETLRKGVTLARGKSDFGTAVLFEHLIHEEEEHIDWLEAQLELIRQVTAAQYLAEQIHKHGSD from the coding sequence GTGGTCCGTGGCGACGACGAGGTGATCGAGATCCTGAACGCGGTGCTCACCAACGAGCTCACCGCGATCAACCAGTACTGGCTCCACTACCGGATCCAGGAACACTGGGGCTACCACGGGCTTGCGCACCACTACCGTGACGAGTCCATCGACGAGATGAAGCACGCCGACAAGATCATCCATCGCGTGCTCTACCTCGATGGCCATCCCAACCTGCAGCGGCTGCACACCCTGCGCACGGGCGAGACAGTGCCCGAGATGCTCGAGCTCGACTATGCCCGCGAGCTGGAGAACGTCGAGACGCTCCGCAAGGGTGTGACGCTGGCTCGCGGCAAGTCCGACTTCGGCACCGCCGTCCTCTTCGAGCACCTCATCCACGAGGAGGAGGAGCACATCGACTGGCTGGAGGCTCAGCTCGAGCTGATTCGCCAGGTGACCGCGGCCCAGTACCTCGCCGAGCAGATCCACAAGCACGGCTCCGACTGA
- a CDS encoding (2Fe-2S)-binding protein yields MLVCSCFAVSDRTLRSVIIAGARDADEIGERCDAGTGCGGCLEEISELLLCHRGGEPVAGTARAA; encoded by the coding sequence GTGCTGGTCTGCTCGTGCTTTGCTGTGTCCGACCGGACGCTACGCAGCGTAATCATTGCGGGTGCCCGCGATGCCGACGAGATCGGCGAGCGCTGCGACGCCGGCACCGGATGCGGCGGCTGCCTCGAAGAGATCTCGGAACTCTTGCTGTGTCATCGCGGCGGTGAGCCGGTCGCTGGTACGGCGCGGGCCGCCTGA
- a CDS encoding family 1 encapsulin nanocompartment shell protein, which yields MNHLLRGHAPLTDEAWKVVDEEARTRLTVNLAGRKLVDFSGPHGWEYSATSLGRATPVGTPPSEGVRARLRRVQPLVELKVPFTLDRRELEDIDRGADDVDLSALEDAARAMATTENSFIFHGYQEAGIVGIVEASSHTALSLPDDTNLYPRTVAKAVAMLRHAGIGGSYGLAIEPDGFTAIVETAEHGGYLLLDHLRHILDGPVVRAPGIRGAVVLSQRGGDFVVESGMDLSVGYAGHSGDVVELYLEQSLSFRVNEPDAAVALSPA from the coding sequence ATGAACCACCTGCTCCGCGGGCACGCGCCGCTGACCGACGAGGCATGGAAGGTCGTCGACGAGGAGGCCCGGACCAGGCTCACGGTCAACCTCGCCGGCCGCAAGCTGGTCGACTTCTCCGGCCCGCACGGCTGGGAGTACTCGGCGACATCGCTCGGGCGTGCCACCCCGGTCGGGACACCCCCGTCGGAGGGGGTGCGAGCCCGGCTGCGCCGGGTGCAGCCGCTGGTCGAGCTGAAGGTCCCGTTCACCCTGGACCGCCGTGAGCTCGAGGACATCGACCGGGGCGCCGACGACGTGGACCTGTCGGCCCTCGAGGACGCCGCCCGGGCGATGGCGACGACCGAGAACTCGTTCATCTTCCACGGCTACCAGGAGGCCGGGATCGTCGGCATCGTCGAGGCGAGCTCGCACACGGCGCTGTCGTTGCCGGACGACACCAACCTCTACCCGCGCACCGTCGCCAAGGCGGTCGCGATGCTGCGCCACGCCGGCATCGGCGGCTCCTACGGTCTCGCGATCGAGCCGGACGGCTTCACGGCCATCGTCGAGACCGCCGAGCACGGTGGCTACCTGCTGCTCGACCACCTGCGCCACATCCTGGACGGGCCGGTGGTGCGCGCTCCGGGCATCCGCGGCGCCGTGGTGCTCAGCCAGCGTGGCGGGGACTTCGTCGTCGAGTCCGGCATGGACCTCTCCGTCGGCTATGCCGGGCACAGCGGGGACGTCGTCGAGCTCTACCTGGAGCAGAGCCTGAGCTTCCGGGTGAACGAGCCGGACGCGGCCGTGGCGTTGAGCCCGGCCTAG
- a CDS encoding encapsulin-associated ferritin-like protein: MADSSMGLHEQPDKLTPDLVDRHRAIVSLMEELEAVDWYDQRVSAATDPELAEILAHNRDEEKEHAAMTLEWLRRQDAVLDQQLRTYLFADGPVLEAEARAMNRDGVAEAPAEPGVASPAGVDYSLGIGGLKGKSE; this comes from the coding sequence ATGGCGGACTCGAGCATGGGGCTGCACGAACAGCCCGACAAGCTCACACCAGATCTTGTCGACCGGCACCGGGCAATCGTGTCGTTGATGGAGGAACTAGAGGCGGTCGACTGGTACGACCAGCGGGTCTCGGCGGCGACCGATCCCGAGCTCGCCGAGATCCTCGCCCACAACAGGGACGAGGAGAAGGAACACGCGGCGATGACGCTCGAGTGGCTGCGCCGCCAGGACGCGGTACTCGACCAGCAGCTACGGACCTACCTCTTCGCGGACGGCCCGGTGCTGGAGGCCGAGGCGCGGGCCATGAACCGGGACGGCGTCGCCGAGGCGCCGGCCGAGCCGGGCGTGGCCTCGCCAGCGGGGGTCGACTACTCACTTGGCATCGGCGGCCTGAAGGGAAAGTCCGAATGA
- a CDS encoding OmpA family protein, translating into MFLPAVARPRRPRPVAFAVSLLVVWLLLALLAIAARRGPIEKDLGRRASEAVRRVGVTQVAVTVAGTSVTLHGDFPSLAAAQTALRAARVDGVSSAQLGADARVATQGSDGSGGAPSGDEGDDGARGAGGGDEVTRAALAAAASGHPVTFARGSAALSPADLAALDGVAIVLRAGALPVVVAGHADSTGPAPYNEALSVRRAEAAVAYLVGRGVPAARLRAVGLGESHPAADNATPAGRAANRRVEITPDPSA; encoded by the coding sequence ATGTTCCTGCCCGCCGTGGCGCGCCCGCGCCGTCCTCGGCCGGTCGCGTTCGCCGTCTCGCTGCTGGTCGTCTGGCTGCTGCTCGCGTTGCTGGCGATCGCGGCGCGGCGCGGGCCGATCGAGAAGGACCTGGGGCGGCGGGCGAGCGAGGCGGTGCGCCGGGTTGGCGTGACGCAGGTCGCCGTGACCGTCGCCGGGACGTCGGTCACCCTGCACGGCGACTTCCCGAGCCTCGCCGCCGCTCAGACGGCGCTGCGGGCCGCTCGCGTCGACGGTGTCAGCTCGGCCCAGCTGGGCGCGGACGCGCGCGTCGCCACCCAGGGTTCTGACGGCTCCGGTGGGGCTCCGAGCGGGGACGAGGGCGATGACGGGGCTCGCGGCGCCGGTGGGGGTGACGAGGTGACCAGGGCAGCGCTGGCGGCCGCGGCCAGCGGCCATCCGGTCACGTTCGCGCGCGGCAGCGCCGCGTTGTCGCCGGCTGACCTGGCGGCGCTCGACGGGGTCGCCATCGTCCTGCGCGCGGGCGCGCTACCGGTGGTGGTCGCCGGACACGCCGACAGCACCGGCCCGGCGCCGTACAACGAGGCGCTGTCGGTCCGCCGCGCCGAGGCCGCCGTCGCCTACCTGGTCGGCAGGGGGGTGCCGGCCGCCCGGTTGCGCGCCGTCGGCCTCGGCGAGAGCCACCCGGCCGCCGACAACGCCACCCCGGCAGGGCGCGCCGCCAACCGCCGCGTCGAGATCACGCCCGATCCGAGCGCCTGA
- a CDS encoding phosphatase PAP2 family protein, translated as MSMGQGGTGVPAKRAEEARPGAVGAERDRAPTGPASELPTAVAARGEAPGGAAEAHAQTPARTGADRWRRRLRDPETGRPVWWIEILILLALYYCYTGTRGFADGSVDQATRTGERLLRWQADLGLDIELGLNHWLQTVPALAITCCYYYATLHFIVTPVVILWMHRRHPRKYSRARWTLAFTTILCLVGFFLFPTAPPRLLPNAGYIDTMSYYSNWGWWSASASAAPHGLDKVANLYAAMPSLHCAWALWCGVLIARNARWKWLRVLGALYPAATAFVVMATANHYILDAFAGWAVLGVSALAAMALTRRSSRRFAAHRPSAPPLEAVPTPTVVGQQPAVDAEAIAGAEVTVDAEAAADPAPDVSAAAAAPGQRPPGEAAEGLPTGQARPAGGGLATLT; from the coding sequence ATGTCAATGGGCCAGGGCGGGACGGGTGTCCCGGCGAAGCGGGCGGAGGAGGCGCGGCCCGGCGCCGTGGGTGCGGAACGCGACCGGGCGCCCACCGGGCCGGCCTCCGAGCTGCCCACGGCGGTGGCCGCGCGGGGCGAGGCGCCCGGCGGGGCCGCGGAAGCCCACGCCCAGACCCCCGCCCGGACCGGCGCCGACCGGTGGCGGCGGCGGCTGCGCGACCCCGAGACGGGCCGGCCGGTGTGGTGGATCGAGATCCTGATCCTGCTCGCGCTGTACTACTGCTACACCGGGACCCGCGGTTTCGCCGACGGCTCCGTCGACCAGGCGACGAGGACCGGTGAGCGGCTGCTGCGCTGGCAGGCCGACCTCGGGCTGGACATCGAGCTGGGGCTGAACCACTGGCTGCAGACCGTGCCCGCGCTCGCGATCACCTGCTGCTACTACTACGCGACGCTGCACTTCATCGTCACGCCGGTCGTCATCCTCTGGATGCACCGGCGTCACCCGCGTAAGTACTCGCGCGCCCGCTGGACCCTGGCCTTCACCACGATCCTCTGCCTGGTCGGGTTCTTCCTGTTCCCGACGGCGCCGCCCCGGCTGCTGCCGAACGCCGGCTACATCGACACCATGTCCTACTACAGCAACTGGGGCTGGTGGAGCGCCAGCGCGAGCGCCGCCCCGCACGGCCTCGACAAGGTCGCCAACCTGTACGCGGCGATGCCGTCGCTGCACTGTGCCTGGGCGCTGTGGTGCGGGGTCCTGATCGCGCGCAACGCCCGCTGGAAGTGGCTGCGGGTGCTCGGCGCGCTCTACCCGGCGGCCACCGCCTTCGTCGTCATGGCCACCGCGAACCACTACATCCTCGACGCGTTCGCCGGCTGGGCCGTGCTGGGCGTCTCCGCGTTGGCCGCGATGGCGCTCACTCGTCGCTCGTCGCGCCGGTTCGCCGCGCACCGCCCCTCGGCGCCGCCGCTCGAGGCCGTCCCCACTCCGACCGTCGTGGGGCAGCAGCCCGCCGTCGACGCCGAAGCCATCGCCGGAGCGGAGGTCACCGTCGACGCGGAGGCGGCCGCCGACCCGGCGCCCGACGTGTCGGCCGCCGCGGCCGCTCCCGGCCAGCGCCCACCCGGTGAGGCCGCCGAAGGCCTTCCCACTGGTCAGGCGCGCCCGGCCGGCGGGGGCCTCGCGACCCTCACCTGA
- a CDS encoding L,D-transpeptidase yields the protein MVFSAGERGGRAAQLAPRRGRHIHQLLFGLVAALLAVVLTACSGGGGGEPPAAATSKAPPSASIKITPTDGASGVAVTDKVVVTANAPLAEVTIARAASVSQKTDAGTLAGEYSADRRTWTSTAGLFADSQYQVKASTTTTSGVTGTVTSQTAFTTGVPAKPFKVSWEPVDGQTVGVGTPIVLTFSGPTADRAAVQRHLSVVTSPPLEGSWSWASDRVVRWRPKDYYPSGTKVHVEANLAGLEAGNGLVGVKDRVMEFTIGAQQISHVDIAAHTMKVYKDGQLVRTMAISGGKGGKRTLLTMDGPHNVIGKAQKVTMDSATVGIPLGDPDYYYEEVEWNVQITSGGQYVHSAPWSVGDQGRVNVSHGCVNAAPADAQWFYDFSQIGDIVDVVNSGRAPETDQLGNDWSIPWATWVAGSALPASATGDAGAVAAPASAGSGHPGA from the coding sequence ATGGTCTTCTCCGCGGGCGAACGCGGCGGTAGGGCGGCCCAGCTCGCCCCGCGTCGCGGCAGGCATATCCATCAACTGCTGTTCGGGCTGGTGGCAGCCCTGCTCGCGGTCGTGCTGACGGCCTGCTCCGGCGGGGGTGGGGGCGAGCCGCCCGCGGCGGCGACCTCGAAGGCACCGCCGAGCGCGAGTATCAAGATCACCCCGACCGACGGCGCGTCCGGCGTCGCGGTCACCGACAAGGTGGTCGTGACCGCGAACGCGCCCTTGGCCGAGGTCACGATCGCGCGCGCCGCGAGCGTCTCGCAGAAGACCGACGCCGGCACCCTGGCCGGCGAGTACTCGGCCGACCGGCGGACCTGGACCTCCACCGCGGGCCTGTTCGCCGACAGCCAGTACCAGGTGAAGGCCTCGACCACCACGACCAGCGGCGTCACCGGTACGGTGACCAGCCAGACGGCCTTCACCACCGGCGTCCCGGCCAAGCCGTTCAAGGTGTCCTGGGAGCCGGTCGACGGCCAGACCGTCGGCGTGGGGACGCCGATCGTGCTGACGTTCAGCGGACCGACCGCCGATCGGGCCGCGGTGCAGCGCCACCTGTCCGTCGTCACCAGTCCTCCGCTGGAGGGCTCGTGGAGCTGGGCCTCCGACCGGGTGGTGCGCTGGCGGCCGAAGGACTACTACCCCTCCGGGACCAAGGTGCACGTCGAGGCGAACCTCGCCGGGCTCGAGGCCGGCAACGGGCTGGTGGGCGTGAAGGACCGGGTGATGGAGTTCACCATCGGCGCCCAGCAGATCAGCCACGTCGACATCGCCGCGCACACCATGAAGGTCTACAAGGACGGCCAGCTGGTACGCACGATGGCGATCAGCGGTGGCAAGGGTGGCAAGCGGACGCTGTTGACGATGGACGGCCCGCACAACGTCATCGGCAAGGCCCAGAAGGTGACCATGGACTCGGCGACGGTCGGGATCCCCTTGGGCGACCCCGACTACTACTACGAGGAGGTCGAGTGGAACGTCCAGATCACCAGCGGCGGGCAGTACGTCCACTCGGCGCCCTGGTCGGTCGGTGACCAGGGCCGGGTCAACGTCTCGCACGGCTGTGTGAACGCCGCTCCGGCGGACGCGCAGTGGTTCTACGACTTCAGCCAGATCGGCGACATCGTCGATGTTGTCAACAGCGGGCGGGCGCCGGAGACCGACCAGCTGGGCAACGACTGGTCGATCCCGTGGGCGACCTGGGTGGCCGGCAGCGCGCTGCCGGCCAGCGCGACCGGTGACGCGGGCGCGGTCGCCGCGCCCGCGAGCGCCGGCTCCGGCCATCCCGGAGCCTGA